In Pseudokineococcus lusitanus, one genomic interval encodes:
- a CDS encoding MFS transporter, translated as MSSTTTAAPGGPAPAAPGRARHAARRPVSSTAVVLYLSLGGLSFAVLQSLVAPALPTIGADLGVATGQASWVLTAYLLSAAVLTPVLGRLGDMVGKRRVMLVVLALLLAGTVLAALAPSLGVLVVGRVLQGAAGAVMPLSIGIVRDTLPREKVSVTIGLLSAIFGIGAGVGIVAAGPVVEHLSWHWLFWLPAVLVVVALVGTAVGIPESPVRKAGRLDLPGTVVLAVGLVSVLLAVTEGQTWGWGDPRTLGLLVLGALALVAFVQVELRTAEPLVDVRLFAVRGVWTAHLVALAFGFAMFGTFVLVPTLLQLPSQVGYGFGKSVSEAGLFLLPTVVMMVVAGPVAGMLVRRVGPKVPMLLGSVSVTAAFVVPAVSHAEIGQVVVSGVLTGIGIGMALAATSNAIIESVPADQTGEAVSANTVVRTVGSSIGTAVVAALLAGGATPQGLPADSSFTAGFWACAGVGALALAAALAAPSVRRRRQVAREAGITDVDAA; from the coding sequence ATGTCCTCGACCACCACGGCGGCGCCCGGCGGCCCGGCCCCCGCTGCCCCCGGCCGTGCGCGGCACGCCGCCCGGCGACCCGTCAGCAGCACCGCCGTCGTCCTCTACCTCTCGCTCGGCGGCCTGTCCTTCGCCGTCCTGCAGTCGCTCGTGGCGCCCGCGCTGCCCACCATCGGCGCCGACCTCGGCGTGGCGACGGGCCAGGCGAGCTGGGTGCTGACGGCGTACCTGCTGTCCGCGGCGGTGCTCACGCCGGTCCTCGGGCGGCTGGGCGACATGGTCGGCAAGCGCCGCGTGATGCTCGTCGTCCTCGCGCTGCTGCTCGCGGGGACGGTGCTGGCCGCGCTCGCGCCGAGCCTCGGCGTCCTCGTCGTCGGCCGCGTCCTCCAGGGCGCGGCGGGCGCGGTCATGCCGCTGTCCATCGGGATCGTCCGGGACACGCTGCCGCGCGAGAAGGTCAGCGTGACGATCGGCCTGCTGTCGGCCATCTTCGGGATCGGCGCGGGCGTCGGCATCGTCGCCGCCGGCCCGGTGGTCGAGCACCTGTCGTGGCACTGGCTCTTCTGGCTGCCCGCGGTGCTCGTCGTCGTCGCGCTCGTCGGGACGGCCGTGGGCATCCCCGAGTCGCCGGTGCGGAAGGCGGGCCGGCTGGACCTGCCGGGGACGGTCGTCCTCGCCGTCGGGCTGGTGTCCGTGCTCCTGGCCGTGACCGAGGGGCAGACGTGGGGCTGGGGCGACCCGCGCACGCTCGGGCTGCTCGTCCTCGGCGCGCTCGCGCTCGTGGCCTTCGTGCAGGTCGAGCTGCGGACGGCCGAGCCGCTCGTCGACGTCCGGCTCTTCGCCGTCCGCGGCGTGTGGACGGCGCACCTCGTCGCGCTCGCCTTCGGCTTCGCGATGTTCGGCACCTTCGTGCTCGTCCCGACGCTGCTCCAGCTGCCTTCCCAGGTCGGGTACGGCTTCGGCAAGAGCGTCAGCGAGGCCGGGCTCTTCCTCCTGCCGACGGTCGTGATGATGGTCGTGGCGGGGCCGGTCGCCGGGATGCTCGTGCGCCGGGTCGGGCCCAAGGTGCCGATGCTGCTCGGGAGCGTCTCCGTCACCGCCGCCTTCGTCGTGCCGGCGGTCTCGCACGCGGAGATCGGGCAGGTCGTCGTCTCCGGCGTCCTGACCGGCATCGGGATCGGCATGGCCCTCGCGGCGACCTCCAACGCCATCATCGAGAGCGTGCCGGCCGACCAGACCGGCGAGGCCGTCAGCGCCAACACCGTGGTGCGCACCGTCGGCAGCAGCATCGGCACCGCGGTCGTGGCCGCGCTGCTCGCGGGGGGCGCGACGCCGCAGGGGCTGCCGGCGGACTCCTCCTTCACCGCCGGCTTCTGGGCCTGCGCGGGGGTGGGCGCCCTCGCGCTCGCGGCGGCGCTCGCCGCGCCGTCCGTGCGCCGTCGTCGCCAGGTGGCGCGCGAGGCCGGGATCACCGACGTCGACGCGGCGTAG
- a CDS encoding DedA family protein — protein sequence MDTWHVLLVGLVVLLGSSIPFVPTGQVLSGAAALASGSWSTLLLVYGVCVGASVLGDGALFVGSRVAAHHLPARTQRWLVARRFFPAVRSARAGIAAHAGQAVVTGRLLPGGRAPVVVALASGRHPLSRFLAADVVACALWAGLYVTLGALGGRVAGTPLLGTVLAVSAAVVVGLVLRVVARARSRHGDGEEAGAARAVPGGTAG from the coding sequence GTGGACACCTGGCACGTCCTGCTCGTCGGGCTGGTCGTCCTCCTCGGGTCGAGCATCCCCTTCGTGCCGACCGGCCAGGTGCTCAGCGGGGCGGCGGCGCTGGCGTCCGGCTCGTGGTCGACGCTGCTCCTCGTCTACGGGGTGTGCGTCGGCGCGTCGGTGCTGGGGGACGGCGCGCTCTTCGTCGGGTCGCGCGTGGCCGCGCACCACCTGCCGGCGCGGACGCAGCGGTGGCTCGTCGCGCGGCGCTTCTTCCCGGCCGTGCGCAGCGCGCGGGCGGGCATCGCGGCGCACGCGGGGCAGGCCGTCGTCACGGGTCGCCTCCTGCCGGGCGGACGGGCGCCCGTCGTCGTCGCCCTGGCCAGCGGCCGCCACCCGCTCTCGCGGTTCCTCGCGGCCGACGTCGTCGCGTGCGCCCTGTGGGCCGGGCTGTACGTGACGCTCGGCGCCCTCGGCGGACGGGTCGCGGGGACGCCGCTGCTGGGGACGGTGCTGGCGGTGTCCGCGGCGGTCGTCGTCGGGCTGGTGCTGCGGGTCGTCGCCCGGGCGCGGTCCCGGCACGGCGACGGCGAGGAGGCCGGCGCGGCGCGGGCCGTCCCGGGCGGGACGGCCGGCTGA